In a genomic window of Bos mutus isolate GX-2022 chromosome 6, NWIPB_WYAK_1.1, whole genome shotgun sequence:
- the LIAS gene encoding lipoyl synthase, mitochondrial isoform X1 — translation MSLRCGGAVRTVGPRVFGRYVFSPVREVSFLPDEKKEFLQSGPDLQEFISGNLADKSTWDEYKGNLKRQKGERLRLPPWLKTEIPMGKNYNKLKNTLRNLNLHTVCEEARCPNIGECWGGGEYATATATIMLMGDTCTRGCRFCSVKTARNPPPLDANEPYNTAKAIAEWGLDYVVLTSVDRDDMPDGGAEHFAKTVSYLKERNPKILVECLTPDFRGDLKAIEKVALSGLDVYAHNVETVPELQRKVRDPRANFDQSLRVLKHAKEVRPDVISKTSIMLGLGENDEQVYATMKALREADVDCLTLGQYMQPTKRHLKVEEYITPEKFKYWEKVGNELGFHYTASGPLVRSSYKAGEFFLKNLVAKRKTKAL, via the exons ATGTCTCTACGCTGCGGGGGCGCGGTCCGCACCGTGGGCCCCCGG GTATTTGGAAGATATGTATTCAGCCCTGTCAGAGAAGTAAGTTTCCTGCCAGatgaaaaaaaggaatttttacaGAGTGGACCAGACCTTCAAGAATTTATATCTGGTAATCTGGCCGACAAGAGTACCTGGGATGaatataaaggaaatttaaaacgCCAGAAAGGAGAAAG GTTAAGACTACCTCCATGGCTAAAAACAGAGATTCCTATGgggaaaaattataataaactgAAAAACACTTTGCGGAATTTAAATCTTCACACA GTGTGTGAGGAAGCTCGATGTCCCAATATTGGAGAGTGTTGGGGAGGTGGAGAATATGCTACTGCCACAGCCACAATCATG TTGATGGGTGACACATGTACAAGAGGTTGTAGATTTTGTTCTGTTAAGACTGCAAGAAATCCACCTCCACTGGATGCCAATGAGCCCTACAATACTGCAAAGGCAATTGCAGAGTGGGGTCTGGATTATGTTGTCCTGACATCTGTGGATCGAGATG ATATGCCTGATGGAGGAGCTGAGCACTTTGCAAAGACTGTATCTTACTTAAAGGAAAG GAATCCAAAAATTCTTGTGGAATGTCTCACCCCTGATTTCCGAGGAGATCTTAAAGCAATAGAAAAAGTTGCCCTGTCAGGATTAGATGTATATGCACATAATGTAGAAACAGTTCCAGAATTACAGAG GAAAGTTCGTGATCCCCGGGCCAATTTTGACCAGTCTCTACGTGTACTAAAACATGCCAAGGAGGTTCGACCTGATGTTATTTCTAAAACATCTATTATGTTGGGTTTAGGTGAGAATGATGAGCAAGTATATGCCACGATGAAag CACTTCGTGAGGCAGATGTGGACTGTTTGACTTTAGGACAATATATGCAGCCAACAAAGCGCCACCTTAAG GTTGAAGAATACATTACTCCTGAAAAGTTCAAATACTGGGAAAAAGTAGGAAATGAACTTGGATTTCATTATACTGCAAGTGGCCCCCTGGTGCGTTCTTCATACAAAGCAG gtgaatttttcctgaaaaatctagtggctaaaagaaaaacaaaagccctgTAA
- the LIAS gene encoding lipoyl synthase, mitochondrial isoform X2 has translation MSLRCGGAVRTVGPRVFGRYVFSPVREVSFLPDEKKEFLQSGPDLQEFISGNLADKSTWDEYKGNLKRQKGERCVRKLDVPILESVGEVENMLLPQPQSWNPKILVECLTPDFRGDLKAIEKVALSGLDVYAHNVETVPELQRKVRDPRANFDQSLRVLKHAKEVRPDVISKTSIMLGLGENDEQVYATMKALREADVDCLTLGQYMQPTKRHLKVEEYITPEKFKYWEKVGNELGFHYTASGPLVRSSYKAGEFFLKNLVAKRKTKAL, from the exons ATGTCTCTACGCTGCGGGGGCGCGGTCCGCACCGTGGGCCCCCGG GTATTTGGAAGATATGTATTCAGCCCTGTCAGAGAAGTAAGTTTCCTGCCAGatgaaaaaaaggaatttttacaGAGTGGACCAGACCTTCAAGAATTTATATCTGGTAATCTGGCCGACAAGAGTACCTGGGATGaatataaaggaaatttaaaacgCCAGAAAGGAGAAAG GTGTGTGAGGAAGCTCGATGTCCCAATATTGGAGAGTGTTGGGGAGGTGGAGAATATGCTACTGCCACAGCCACAATCATG GAATCCAAAAATTCTTGTGGAATGTCTCACCCCTGATTTCCGAGGAGATCTTAAAGCAATAGAAAAAGTTGCCCTGTCAGGATTAGATGTATATGCACATAATGTAGAAACAGTTCCAGAATTACAGAG GAAAGTTCGTGATCCCCGGGCCAATTTTGACCAGTCTCTACGTGTACTAAAACATGCCAAGGAGGTTCGACCTGATGTTATTTCTAAAACATCTATTATGTTGGGTTTAGGTGAGAATGATGAGCAAGTATATGCCACGATGAAag CACTTCGTGAGGCAGATGTGGACTGTTTGACTTTAGGACAATATATGCAGCCAACAAAGCGCCACCTTAAG GTTGAAGAATACATTACTCCTGAAAAGTTCAAATACTGGGAAAAAGTAGGAAATGAACTTGGATTTCATTATACTGCAAGTGGCCCCCTGGTGCGTTCTTCATACAAAGCAG gtgaatttttcctgaaaaatctagtggctaaaagaaaaacaaaagccctgTAA